The window GCGGTTCGATGGTCCTGAGCGTCAGGCTGGTATCGGTTCTCTCCATGAAATCCTTGGCGGAACCACCTCCCGTGCCCAGAAACGCGCGCGCGCCGGTCGGCAAAGCCGCTGCCGCACTCGCCAGATCGGGCACGACCCGCCAGTTGTCGCCATCCTGCGCTCGCCACTCCGGTCGTCGCAGATGGACGACCGGCTTGCCAGTCTGCCGCCCGGCCGCCGCTGCATGAGCGCTCATCCTTGCCGCAAACGGGTGCGTGGCGTCGACAATGATCGCGACATCCTCAGCCTCGACATACCGGACCAACCCATCCTCACCGCCGAAGCCACCACTGCGTACCGGCACTGCCAGTGCCGCAGGCTTCGACGTGGCCCCGGCCAGAGACGCAGTCACTCTGACGCCCTTCACTTCGGCCAGCCGTTCCGCCAACTGGCGCGCCTCGGCCGTTCCGGCCAGTAGCAACACGTGCTTCACAAT of the Algicella marina genome contains:
- a CDS encoding cobalt-precorrin-6A reductase — translated: MKHVLLLAGTAEARQLAERLAEVKGVRVTASLAGATSKPAALAVPVRSGGFGGEDGLVRYVEAEDVAIIVDATHPFAARMSAHAAAAGRQTGKPVVHLRRPEWRAQDGDNWRVVPDLASAAAALPTGARAFLGTGGGSAKDFMERTDTSLTLRTIEPPSAEIAPHIRGITGRPPFDTEEEKALLLLIGATHVVAKNSGGAGGYAKLAAARALRLPVIMVARPPMPEGAETVGDVHAAVAQVRQVLAPN